One window of Camelina sativa cultivar DH55 chromosome 4, Cs, whole genome shotgun sequence genomic DNA carries:
- the LOC104779715 gene encoding root meristem growth factor 3-like isoform X1 gives MTTLSKILCVLIILLLCFSFRDSLHEDGNQQSSGDFVSTAKATEYGDVMKKIIGGRKLMMMTNGEEEEETTLKRGAGETERNSSKSVEEDGLVAYTADYWRAKHHPPKNN, from the exons ATGACTACTTTGTCGAAGATTCTATGTGTGTTGATcattcttcttttatgtttctCCTTTCGAGATTCACTTCATG aAGATGGGAATCAACAATCAAGCGGTGACTTCGTTTCAACTGCTAAG GCGACTGAATATGGTGatgtgatgaagaagatcatAGGAGGAAgaaaactgatgatgatgacaaatggagaagaagaagaagaaacaacactgAAGAGAGGAGctggagagacagagagaaactCGAGCAAAAGTGTTGAAGAGGATGGTCTCGTTGCTTACACTGCTGATTATTGGAGAGCTAAGCATCATCCTCCCAAGAACAACTAA
- the LOC104779716 gene encoding heat shock protein 90-5, chloroplastic yields the protein MAPALSRSLYTTPLTSVPITPLSSSSSRLSHLRTSFLPRGGALRTGVSCTWNLEKRCERFAVKCDAAVAEKETTEEGSGEKFEYQAEVSRLLDLIVHSLYSHKEVFLRELVSNASDALDKLRFMSVTEPALLGDGGELEIRIKPDPDNGTITITDTGIGMTKEELIDCLGTIAQSGTSKFLKALKENKDLGADNGLIGQFGVGFYSAFLVAERIVVSTKSPKSDKQYVWESVADSSSYVIREETDPENILRRGTQITLYLRDDDKYEFAECTRIKNLVKNYSQFVGFPIYTWQEKSRTVEVEEEEPVKEGEEGEPKKKKTTKTEKYWDWELANETKPLWMRNSKEVEKEEYNEFYKKAFNEFLDPLANTHFTTEGEVEFRSILYIPGMGPLNNEDVTNPKTKNIRLYVKRVFISDDFDGELFPRYLSFVKGVVDSDDLPLNVSREILQESRIVRIMRKRLIRKTFDMIQEISESENKEDYKKFWENFGRFLKLGCIEDTGNHKRITPLLRFFTSKNEEELTSLDEYIENMGENQKAIYYLATDSLKSAKSAPFLEKLIQKDIEVLYLVEPIDEVAIQNLQTYKEKKFVDISKEDLELGDEDEVKEREAKQEFNLLCDWIKQQLDEKVAKVQVSNRLSSSPCVLVSGKFGWSANMERLMKAQALGDTSSLEFMRGRRILEINPDHPIIKDLNAACKNAPESTEATRVVDLLYDTAIISSGFTPDSPAELGNKIYEMMAMAVGGRWGRVEEEESSTVNEGDDKSGEAEVIEPSEVRAESDPWQD from the exons ATGGCTCCTGCTTTGAGTAGAAGTCTATACACGACTCCTTTGACTTCAGTTCCCATCACTccgctctcttcttcttcttctcgtctcTCTCATCTCAGAACCTCGTTTCTGCCTCGTGGCGGCGCTCTTAGAACCGGCGTTTCCTGTACCTGGAATCTCGAGAAGAGATGTGAACGATTCGCCGTGAAGTGTGACGCCGCCGTGGCTGAGAAAGAGACGACTGAAGAAGGCTCTGGTGAGAAGTTTGAGTACCAAGCCGAG GTTAGTAGATTGTTGGATTTGATTGTTCATAGCTTATACAGTCACAAGGAGGTGTTTCTCAGGGAACTTGTAAG TAATGCAAGTGATGCTTTGGATAAGTTGAGGTTCATGAGTGTAACAGAGCCTGCTTTGCTTGGAGATGGTGGAGAGCTTGAGATTAGGATTAAGCCTGATCCTGATAACGGCACCATTACCATAAC CGATACTGGTATTGGTATGACAAAGGAAGAACTTATAGACTGCCTTGGAACTATTGCTCAAAGTGGTACTTCGAAGTTCTTGAAGGCtctaaag gAAAACAAGGACCTCGGTGCTGACAATGGTTTGATAGGACAGTTTGGTGTTGGGTTTTACTCTGCTTTCTTAGTTGCGGAAAGG ATTGTTGTTTCCACCAAAAGCCCCAAATCTGACAAGCAATATGTTTGGGAATCGGTAGCTGATAGTAGCTCATATGTGATTAGAGAAGAAACAGACCCTGAAAACATTCTACGACGTGGAACGCAAATCACCTTGTATTTGAGG GACGATGACAAGTACGAATTTGCGGAGTGTACAAGAATCAAGAACCTTGTGAAGAATTACTCTCAGTTCGTTGGGTTTCCCATCTATACATGGCAGGAAAAATCTAGGACTGTAGAG gttgaagaggaagaaccagtgaaagaaggagaagag GGTGagccaaagaaaaagaagacaactAAAACTGAGAAGTACTGGGATTGGGAACTAGCCAACGAGACAAAACCGCTTTGG ATGCGCAATTCAAAGGAAGTGGAAAAGGAAGAGTACAATGAGTTCTACAAAAAGGCTTTCAATGAGTTCTTGGATCCACTTGCGAACACACACTTCACAACTGAG GGTGAGGTTGAGTTCAGGAGCATTTTGTACATTCCTGGGATGGGTCCTCTTAACAACGAGGATGTGACAAACCCTAAGACAAAGAACATTCGTCTCTACGTGAAGCGTGTGTTTATCTCTGACGATTTTGATGGAGAACTT TTCCCGAGATACTTGAGCTTTGTGAAGGGTGTGGTGGACTCAGATGATCTTCCTCTAAACGTTTCCCGTGAAATTCTCCAAGAAAGCAGGATT GTAAGAATCATGAGGAAGAGGCTCATTAGGAAAACTTTTGACATGATACAAGAAATCTCAgaaagtgaaaacaaagag GATTACAAGAAATTCTGGGAGAACTTTGGTAGATTCCTTAAATTGGGTTGTATCGAAGACACTGGTAACCACAAGCGTATTACACCGCTTCTTAGATTCTTCACTTCCAAGAATGAAGAGGAATTGACAAGCTTGGATGAATATATCGAGAACATGGGAGAGAACCAAAAGGCGATCTACTACCTTGCAACCGATAGTCTAAAGAGTGCCAAGTCTGCCCCTTTCTTGGAGAAACTAATCCAAAAAGACATTGAG GTTCTGTACTTGGTTGAACCAATTGATGAGGTTGCAATTCAGAATTTACAAACctacaaagaaaagaagtttGTTGATATCAGCAAAGAAGATTTGGAACTCG gagatgaagatgaagtaaAGGAAAGGGAAGCTAAACAAGAGTTTAACCTTCTCTGTGACTGGATAAAACAGCAGCTCGATGAAAAAGTTGCTAAAGTCCAAGTCTCAAATCGTTTGAGCTCTTCTCCTTGTGTGCTTGTCTCAGGCAAATTCGGATGGTCAGCTAATATGGAAAG ATTAATGAAGGCACAAGCTCTTGGAGACACTTCAAGCTTGGAGTTCATGAGAGGTAGGAGAATTCTAGAGATCAATCCAGATCATCCCATCATCAAAGACTTAAAT GCTGCTTGTAAGAATGCACCAGAGAGCACTGAAGCAACAAGAGTGGTTGACCTCTTATATGACACTGCTATAATCTCAAGTGGATTTACT CCTGATAGCCCGGCTGAGCTAGGGAACAAGATATATGAGATGATGGCAATGGCGGTTGGAGGAAGATGGGgtagagttgaagaagaagaaagctcgaCTGTGAATGAAGGAGATGACAAAAGTGGAGAAGCAGAAGTAATTGAACCATCTGAAGTTAGGGCAGAGAGTGATCCTTGGCAAGATTGA
- the LOC104779715 gene encoding root meristem growth factor 3-like isoform X2: MTTLSKILCVLIILLLCFSFRDSLHDGNQQSSGDFVSTAKATEYGDVMKKIIGGRKLMMMTNGEEEEETTLKRGAGETERNSSKSVEEDGLVAYTADYWRAKHHPPKNN; this comes from the exons ATGACTACTTTGTCGAAGATTCTATGTGTGTTGATcattcttcttttatgtttctCCTTTCGAGATTCACTTCATG ATGGGAATCAACAATCAAGCGGTGACTTCGTTTCAACTGCTAAG GCGACTGAATATGGTGatgtgatgaagaagatcatAGGAGGAAgaaaactgatgatgatgacaaatggagaagaagaagaagaaacaacactgAAGAGAGGAGctggagagacagagagaaactCGAGCAAAAGTGTTGAAGAGGATGGTCTCGTTGCTTACACTGCTGATTATTGGAGAGCTAAGCATCATCCTCCCAAGAACAACTAA
- the LOC104779712 gene encoding GDSL esterase/lipase At2g03980-like isoform X1, which yields MHLHQRFWLASSFSFFVPSLLIQHKCFVLDSLISTGSCDKGSFFISLFFSKQEKHREKKRMGFPSFPNSCFLLILLCLVNISTISSTEPLKQEAVLFGGNFPALYVIGDSLVDAGNNNNLETSVKSNYPPYGSDFEGGKATGRFSNGKTIADYIAMYYGLPLVPAYMGLSEEQKNNISTGINYASASCGILFNTGKRVGQCLSLSVQVDLFQETIEKNLKTKFKNPSELSEHLAQSLFMIAIGVNDYASIFRKTPNFNATEFADKLLQEYLIQIERLHTLGAKKFFINNVKPLGCYPNMIVTSEPRGSCNEPLNLAIGLFNTKLRNSLSQMKQKFNDTAFLYSDYYNYMLGLRGGTSSNQAGSSPLNSTAPCCPEVYDGAPTTTCWPSSIACKEPDTHIFFDPFHPTQLANYKYSIACFNERSICHVVNN from the exons atgcaTCTCCATCAAAGATTTTGGCTagcttcttcattttctttctttgttccaTCG CTCCTAATCCAACACAAGTGCTTTGTCTTGGACTCTCTTATTTCTACGGGTTCTTGCGATAAG GGTAGCTtcttcatttctctttttttctctaaacaggaaaaacatagagaaaaaaagagaatgggGTTCCCTTCGTTTCCAAACTCATGCTTTCTCTTGATTCTCCTCTGTCTTGTCAACATTTCCACCATTAGCTCAACGGAACCATTGAAACAAGAAGCAGTGCTTTTTGGAGGGAACTTCCCGGCTTTGTATGTTATTGGAGATTCATTGGTAGATGCaggaaacaataacaatctTGAGACGAGTGTCAAATCGAATTATCCACCTTATGGCTCTGATTTTGAAGGTGGCAAAGCCACCGGACGTTTTAGCAATGGCAAAACAATTGCTGATTACATTG cTATGTATTACGGGCTTCCTCTGGTTCCTGCTTATATGGGATTATCTGAAGAACAAAAGAATAATATCTCAACTGGTATTAACTATGCTTCTGCTAGCTGTGGGATTCTTTTTAACACAGGAAAGAGAGTG GGACAATGTCTCTCGTTAAGTGTCCAAGTCGATCTATTCCAGGAGACTATCGAGAAGAATCTGAAGACGAAGTTCAAGAACCCATCAGAGCTCAGTGAACACTTGGCTCAATCGTTGTTTATGATCGCGATTGGGGTTAACGATTATGCATCCATTTTTAGAAAGACACCCAATTTTAATGCGACTGAGTTTGCAGACAAGCTTCTTCAAGAGTACTTGATACAAATAGAG agatTGCACACGCTAGGAGCAAAAAAGTTCTTCATCAACAACGTTAAACCATTAGGATGTTACCCAAATATGATAGTTACGTCCGAGCCACGTGGAAGCTGCAACGAACCATTAAACCTTGCCATTGGCCTTTTCAACACTAAGCTCAGAAACAGCCTGTCTCAGATGAAGCAAAAATTCAACGACACGGCCTTTTTATACTCCGATTACTACAACTACATGTTAGGCCTAAGAGGAGGAACTTCAAGCAATCAAGCTGGTTCGAGTCCATTGAACTCGACAGCCCCATGTTGTCCTGAAGTTTATGATGGAGCTCCAACCACAACTTGCTGGCCCAGTTCGATCGCGTGTAAGGAACCAGACACTCATATTTTCTTTGACCCGTTTCATCCCACTCAATTGGCGAATTACAAGTACTCGATTGCGTGTTTCAACGAGAGAAGTATCTGCCATGTTGTGAATAATTAA
- the LOC104779713 gene encoding GDSL esterase/lipase At2g04020-like, translating to MGLPSSQKSYILLLLLSFLNVSTIYSRKQSKEDVLFGGNFPAIYVIGDSLVDPGNNNHLPTLIKANYPPYGSDFEGGKATGRFSNGKTIADYIAIYYKLPLVPAILELSDSRKDIISTGFNYASAGCGILLLTGKIAGRCLSLSTQVDMFEETIENNLKTNFKAPFALREHLEQSLFVIVIGVNDYANFYTRLTDANDFADRLLHKFLEHIEKLHELGARKFFVNNIKPLGCYPNMVAKTVPRGSCNERVNLAINIYNEKLRNSLPVMKKKLNNTSFLYSDYFKFMLGLRGPSKNQVSSNLLNTTGPCCPLDYDGSLTSSCKRSSVSCKAPDTTHIFFDPRHPTQLANLMYSIACFDERTICHVV from the exons atgGGGTTGCCTTCTTCTCAAAAGTCATATATTCTTTTGCTCCTCCTCTCTTTTCTCAATGTCTCCACCATTTACTCACGGAAGCAATCAAAAGAAGACGTGCTTTTTGGCGGGAACTTTCCGGCTATTTATGTTATTGGAGATTCATTGGTCGATCCAGGAAACAATAACCACCTTCCGACGTTAATCAAAGCGAATTATCCACCTTATGGTTCTGACTTTGAAGGAGGCAAAGCTACCGGACGTTTTAGCAATGGCAAAACAATTGCTGACTACATTG CTATTTATTATAAGCTTCCTTTGGTACCTGCTATTTTGGAATTATCTGACAGCCGGAAGGACATTATCTCAACTGGTTTTAATTATGCTTCTGCTGGCTGTGGGATTCTTCTTCTCACAGGAAAGATTGCG GGAAGATGTCTCTCGTTGAGCACCCAAGTTGATATGTTCGAGGAGACCATCGAAAATAATCTGAAGACGAATTTTAAAGCGCCATTTGCGCTGAGAGAACACTTGGAGCAATCTTTGTTCGTGATCGTGATTGGGGTTAACGACTATGCAAACTTCTATACTAGGTTAACCGATGCAAATGATTTCGCGGACAGGCTTCTTCATAAGTTCTTGGAACACATAGAG AAATTGCATGAGTTAGGAGCAAGAAAGTTCTTCGTCAACAACATTAAACCATTAGGATGTTACCCGAATATGGTAGCAAAGACCGTGCCACGCGGAAGCTGCAACGAACGTGTAAACCTTGCGATCAACATTTACAACGAGAAGCTTAGAAATAGCCTACCTgttatgaagaaaaaattaaacaacactTCTTTTTTGTACTCCGATTACTTCAAGTTCATGTTGGGACTAAGAGGACCGTCAAAAAACCAAGTTAGTTCGAATCTATTGAACACGACAGGCCCGTGTTGTCCTTTAGATTACGATGGAAGTTTAACCTCAAGTTGCAAGCGCAGTTCGGTTTCGTGTAAGGCACCAGACACTACTCATATTTTCTTTGATCCGCGTCATCCGACTCAGTTGGCGAATCTCATGTACTCCATTGCGTGTTTCGACGAGAGAACTATTTGCCATGTGGTGTGA
- the LOC104779712 gene encoding GDSL esterase/lipase At2g03980-like isoform X2, with product MGFPSFPNSCFLLILLCLVNISTISSTEPLKQEAVLFGGNFPALYVIGDSLVDAGNNNNLETSVKSNYPPYGSDFEGGKATGRFSNGKTIADYIAMYYGLPLVPAYMGLSEEQKNNISTGINYASASCGILFNTGKRVGQCLSLSVQVDLFQETIEKNLKTKFKNPSELSEHLAQSLFMIAIGVNDYASIFRKTPNFNATEFADKLLQEYLIQIERLHTLGAKKFFINNVKPLGCYPNMIVTSEPRGSCNEPLNLAIGLFNTKLRNSLSQMKQKFNDTAFLYSDYYNYMLGLRGGTSSNQAGSSPLNSTAPCCPEVYDGAPTTTCWPSSIACKEPDTHIFFDPFHPTQLANYKYSIACFNERSICHVVNN from the exons atgggGTTCCCTTCGTTTCCAAACTCATGCTTTCTCTTGATTCTCCTCTGTCTTGTCAACATTTCCACCATTAGCTCAACGGAACCATTGAAACAAGAAGCAGTGCTTTTTGGAGGGAACTTCCCGGCTTTGTATGTTATTGGAGATTCATTGGTAGATGCaggaaacaataacaatctTGAGACGAGTGTCAAATCGAATTATCCACCTTATGGCTCTGATTTTGAAGGTGGCAAAGCCACCGGACGTTTTAGCAATGGCAAAACAATTGCTGATTACATTG cTATGTATTACGGGCTTCCTCTGGTTCCTGCTTATATGGGATTATCTGAAGAACAAAAGAATAATATCTCAACTGGTATTAACTATGCTTCTGCTAGCTGTGGGATTCTTTTTAACACAGGAAAGAGAGTG GGACAATGTCTCTCGTTAAGTGTCCAAGTCGATCTATTCCAGGAGACTATCGAGAAGAATCTGAAGACGAAGTTCAAGAACCCATCAGAGCTCAGTGAACACTTGGCTCAATCGTTGTTTATGATCGCGATTGGGGTTAACGATTATGCATCCATTTTTAGAAAGACACCCAATTTTAATGCGACTGAGTTTGCAGACAAGCTTCTTCAAGAGTACTTGATACAAATAGAG agatTGCACACGCTAGGAGCAAAAAAGTTCTTCATCAACAACGTTAAACCATTAGGATGTTACCCAAATATGATAGTTACGTCCGAGCCACGTGGAAGCTGCAACGAACCATTAAACCTTGCCATTGGCCTTTTCAACACTAAGCTCAGAAACAGCCTGTCTCAGATGAAGCAAAAATTCAACGACACGGCCTTTTTATACTCCGATTACTACAACTACATGTTAGGCCTAAGAGGAGGAACTTCAAGCAATCAAGCTGGTTCGAGTCCATTGAACTCGACAGCCCCATGTTGTCCTGAAGTTTATGATGGAGCTCCAACCACAACTTGCTGGCCCAGTTCGATCGCGTGTAAGGAACCAGACACTCATATTTTCTTTGACCCGTTTCATCCCACTCAATTGGCGAATTACAAGTACTCGATTGCGTGTTTCAACGAGAGAAGTATCTGCCATGTTGTGAATAATTAA